Part of the Lucilia cuprina isolate Lc7/37 chromosome 5, ASM2204524v1, whole genome shotgun sequence genome is shown below.
TAGCCGGGTTTCTACCAGCCGTCCCCAACGACGAAGATTTTCTGGGCCCCTTTAGCTTGGAGTTTTGTTCACCTCCAGACCGGTTTCCTAATAGCCCCCTTTTAAGGACCCTTAGGAGAAGTAGCTGGAGGTTTTCCTTCCCTTTTCGCTTGGAATCACTTTGGATGATGCTTTGCTGCCACCAGCAGCTCCCGCCGAGGCCGTGAGCGTTTCGGCAGCAATAACACCATCCTCCTTCTTAGTTTCGTCACGACAAGCAGCCGATGTTGAAGGCCCCACACCCTTATAAGTGTTTACTTGGCCAACATCATCACCTGCTTGCTGTTCCTTAGAAGGCCACCCCAAGATAACACTAACAGGACCGTAGATTCTTTCAAATCTAGCTACATCATGTTTGTGCTTCTTGACGAGGTACTTCTCCTTTGATGAGAACGATATCGGATCTCTCTGTTCCATCATAGCCAGAAAGGCCAGAGATTTCCGATTACCGTTCTTCGCCCTATCCTCTTTCGTTTGACCAGCATTTGCAAGATCTCGTAGAGGGGCTCTAGGCGACTCCTCCACGCCGGCTTATCGAACGAGATTGGCGTTCTTTGCGCCATGTAGAAAACCTTCTTCCGAAAGGCTACTTTGGTCCTCTTTGGCCTCATCAGTAGGAGGGGATGACTCTGTCCTCCGACCGTGAGCAGACACCACAGTGCTGTTGTGTTCCCCGTCGGATGATAGATCCATCTCATCAAACTTCTGTGTGGCGCCGGATTCTCCAAAGGAATCCTTCGACAGCCCTAGAATGTCGTCTACATTACAGTCCGTTAGAATCTGTTCTTCATGCTTCAAAATCCTAGCATGAATGTCAGTCAGTGTTAGTTTTCCGTCTAAGGATAGGTCTGTCTCCCCACCATCCTCATTAGTCCGGTTCCTGAAAGCCGTAGTATCCAACTCTACTACCCTTTCGTCACAATGATCATCTTTTCTGTCCGCTACTTCCTCTtccttttctttatttaattttgttcgtTCAATTTTGATCCCACGAATATGCTCGTTCGGACGGACCATCCACGCAGTGACGGCCTACGTGGACTAGGCAACAGCGTTTTACCCTGACGCTGAGGGGAGCTGTTAACGACTAATTTATGCACTAATTAGCCAATCAGGACCTCTGCACTGCTTCCAACCACCATGACCTTAAAAGTGCTTATATAACGCACTACCCTAATAGTAAAGCTCTTATCAATCAAGAGCGAACCTGCAAAGGACAATCACGTATCATCTTTGTCATGATAATAAAGCGACAAGCTATGTAAACCGCTTATTGCTACAGCCATATCATGACAGGATGAGTAACCTTTAGTTATACACTCCTTTATAAGCCAGAACTAATCGCGAGTAGAGGTTTGAAACCAATAAACTCAGAAGGCCCTGACAACAGAGTGTACGTAAGCCCTCGCATCGCGACAAGGGTTCGCTACACGAActacaaaatgttctataggTGACAGATTAAGGATGATGTTCAAGGCCGCTTGTGGAGTAATTCTAATGGCACCAAAAGTACCAATAGAGACACACCTTTGAGCTTTGTAGAGCAACTTTCTGTAACAGTCCTTCCTCAATGCCTCTCACtagataatatataattttaaactaataaatgagacattttcttaattttcataagattttactagttattaataaaatttcattttaacctcaaaaaatatttttgcataaacctaattttcttaaaaatctttgAAGAAATCTAttgttttcaacattttatttaaggtgtataaataattttcgcattttttacaagattttttagttattaacaaatattcattctaacctcaaaaatgttttttcaaaaagcatattttttttattaaatgttaaagaaattacaaggttttcattaattttaagcaaataaatgaAAGATTTTCCTATTTCtcataagatttttttgtttttaatgaaaattcattctaacctcaaaaattattttgcctAAAAACATGatattcttgaaaatttttaataaattacaaagtTGTCAATAACTGAAATCAtgagtataaaatattttcttattatctATTAAATGTTTCAAGTTATTGACAAAGTTTCATTCTaacctttaaatttttcttttaattaactcattttcttttaaattgcatacgagtttaataatttttataatgtaaatatattgCGTTAGCACTTCAAATTGGCACTAccattgtaaataatattttattaattcaaccaaactaatttgaaatttgaattttcaattctaataactttttgttttataattcctttcaatctctttttttattcacagattattaaagaagaaaaataacgATTTTAATAACTCGAAACTTATTTgaatacaaatacaattataACTAAAGGTATATTTTTAAGACAATTGGCAAAGTTATGAgtttaaaagaaagaaagaaaataaaacaaaagccgAGCTTTGCTGCAATTGTTGTTTTAATCCTTTGAAGAATAATCAGAATTCtcttaataaaatcaaattttaatttacaggCAATACTGtttattatcaatattattatccTTATCAAACTGGCTTTATGTTTGTACCAGTTATTATACCCATATAATTTTCTCAATTATCCAGTTAACAAATCTTAATGTAGTGAAACCTAAATCTTCccatattatttgtattttaataaaactttaagaaaaccatcatttacatataaataaatgtaagcattttgtttgttgtcctttttgtacattttttatttatttttattgtttaatttcaaattgaaacaCATATCTTATACAATAGATTCAAAAGAAGCTGAGGCCTTAGCAAGTGCTTATAATACTACTGAAAATCAACGTCAAAATAGACCTGGTCCTAGCGATATGCCACCAGCTTATGAGGTTTGTAAATtagtttcattattttattgcaattcTGTTCCATAACATTTCTTCACTTACTTTTCAGGACTTGCCTCCCAATTATAACAATACTAATCGCAAATACCAATAAATtgtttagattttataaaatttttatttaatcggTATTCAAAAATGGTCATTCCCTATTTAAATGTTGCTTTGCTtctatattttactaaaaaaatttattgttaaaagaataaattatagtataaaaagtcttttttctctattatgtatttatttcgtTAACACTTTCAATTGaatttatctttaatatttttaaaatatttcttgttattattaaattttattaagattttgttatattttttcttatattctctatttatttctttaaatagaacgtttctacacatattttttgtcacaaaatatgttatttttttctttaattttattaattaattatgtatatgtattcaaTGTATTACAacactatttaaaatttgtgcatattaaatataattaaccaaaataaatacatacattatttgttataatttttttactgatGAGTAAAATAAAGCTATGATGAATATGGATACATaaatagatagctagatagatagatagatagatagatagatagatagatagatagatagatagatagatagataggtagatagatagatagatagatagatagatagatagatagatagatatatagatagatagatagatagatagatagatagatagatagatagatagatagatagatagatagatagatagatagatagatagatagatagatagatggatagatagatggatagatagatagatagatagatagatagatagatagatagatagatagatagatagatagatagatagatagatagatagatagatagatggatagatagatagatagatagatagatagatagatagatagatatatagatagatagatagatagatagatagatagatagatagatagatagatagatagatagataggtagatagatagatagatagatagatagatagatagatagatagatagatagatagatagatagatagatagatagatagatagatagatatatagatagatagatagatagatagatagatagatagatagataggtagatagatagatagatagatagatagatagatagatagatagatagatagatagatagatagatagatagatagatagatagatagatagatagatagatagatagatagatggatagatagatagatagatagatagatagatagatagatagatagatagatagatagatagatagatagatagatagatagatagatagatagatgatagatagatagatagatagatagatagatagatagatagatagatagatagatagatagatagatagatagatagatagatagatagatagatagatagatagatagataggatagatagatagatagatagatagatagatagatagatagatagatagatagatagatagatagatagatagatagatagatagatagatagatagatagatagatagatagatagatagatagatagatagatagatagatagatagatagatagatagatagatagatagatagatagatagatagatagatagatagatagatagatagatagatagatagatgagatagatagatagatagatagatagatagatagatagatagatagatagatagatagatagatagatagataggtagatagatagatagatagatagatagatagatagatagatagatagatagatagatagatagatagatagatagatagatagatagatagatagatagatagatagatagatagatggatagatagatggatagatagatagatagatagatagatagatagatagatagatagatagatagatagatagatagatagatagatagatagatggatagatagatagatagatagatagatagatagatagatagatagatagatagatagatagatagatagatagatagatagatagatagatagatatatagatagatagatagatagatagatagatagatagatagatagatagatagatagatagataggtagatagatagatagatagatagatagatagatagatagatagatagatagatagatagatagatagatagataggtagatagataaataggtaggtagatagatagatagatagatagatagatagatagatttttttattattattaaaataatttattaaaatttaattacaattcaTTAGATTCAAATTAAGATCCCACGAAGCCGTTTATAGGCTTGTCTGTGGGTCGAAAGTTAATTTaagtaatatgttttttaaggaTTAACAATCTACATTCTTCATTGCGAACTTATGTAAAAGTTCTttaattctttctttttcttataCGTATatctaatatttaatatatctgTTGGCAAGTTGTTAAGGATTTTTGGCAATTGTACTTCTATACTCGCTCTTccatagttatttttaaatatccttGTTTTATATCGGCCTTCTGTTTGACTTCTGGTATTATAGCGATGATTTATTTTCTCTAGATATCTACTTTCTTGATGAAAATTGTTGATCACCGTCATTTCATATATACTCTTTATATTGAGTATTTTTAACTGCTTTgcaatataaatattgttacaGTAATTATTTCTGTAGAAGATTTTGTTAGTGTTATCTGTATTCCTACTGTTGTATGTCTTGGTATTGTTGTTTAGGCTGGTATTGTTGTTTGTACCGGTGTTATTGTTTGAATTAGTGTTGTAGCTTGTATTGTTGTTTGCGATAGTgttgttatttgtattattgCTTGAGTTGATGTTGTTATTTGTAATGTTGTTTGGGCTAGTGTTGTTGTTTGGGCTAGTGTTGTTGTTTGAACTAGTGTTGTTGTTTGAACTAGTGTTGTTGTTTGggctagtgttgttgttgtttgggcTAATGTTGCTTTGgttagtgttgttgtttgatCTAGTGTTGTGGTTTAGgctagtgttgttgttttggctAGTGTTGTTTGAGCTAGTGTTGTTGTTTGAGctagtgttgttgtttgtgcTAGTGTTGCTGTTTGTGctaatgttgttgtttggtctagtgttgttgtttgagctagtgttgttgtttgagctagtgttgttgtttgagctagtgttgttgtttgggctagtgttgttgtttgggctagtgttgttgtttttatactttttggatttttgaaaattatcccAAAGTATCTTTAGTACTCTATTTTGGGAGTTTTGGATAATATTACAGTACGTTGAACTTCCCCATGCTGTAATACCGTGCCTGATGTATGACTCCGTCAATGAGAAGTAAGCTTGCCTCAATACGCTGTATGTAGCAGAGTTGCTTAGGTGATATAGCATAATCGAagattttcttatttgttttagtaCTTCTTCAATGTGCGTGCGCCATTTAAAATTGTGGTCTATATGCACACCCagatatttgtatgtatttaccaATTCGATTACTGTTGAACAATTATCATTATTACTTGAATTATCGTTGTGGATACAGTTGATTTCATGGAATTTAAGGCATATCTTTGTGTATCTAAAATGCCGAGGTTTGATGTGCATAAGCTTGGTTTTGGTGGCATTGATAATCAACCCATTGTCATGACAccattttgttgctatatttaACTCATTTTGCATTACGTTGGTTGCTATGTTTAAGTCTTTATTAGCAACAATGATGGCTGTGTCATCCGCGTATGCAAATGTGTTACTGTTCTTTAATATGGTAATTAAATCATTTGCATATAAAAGGTAAAGTGTCGAAAGCTTTACTGAAGTCGACAAATAGTGCTAGACAATGTAGATTTTCATTTAAGCATGTATTAATGTGGTTTGAGAAGTTTCCAAGCAATTTATTAATGCTTTTATTTTTCTGGAATCCATATTGGTTTTCGTTAATTACATTGAATCTTTCTATAAAGTCGGACAGTCTTCTTACAACCACCTCTTCCATAACTTTTTCCATGACAGGCAAAATTGATATGGGTCTATAGTTGTTGTAATCTTTTTTTAACCCACTTTTATAAATTGGACAAACTATTGATactttgaaaatttctggaACACAAGCATGACTTAGGATCATGTTTATCATGTGAGTTATAATTGGAGTTAGGGAATGTGCatgaattttgatgaaatttggtctAATGCCATCTATACCCGCacttttgtttgtgtttagtgattttattatgttaaatatttcaatttcattggTATTttcgatatatatatatatatatatatatatatatatatatatatatatatatatatatatatatatatatatatatatatatatatatatatatatatatatatatatatatatatatatatatatatatatatatatatatatagatagatagatagatagatagatagatagatagatagacagatagacagatagatagatagatagatagatagatagatagatagatagatagatagatagataaatagataggtagatggatagaaagatagatagatagatagatagatagatagatagaaaaatacataaataaaaagaaagattaGTAACTAAAGCAAGTTCTGGGAGCCCGGCATCTCATCGAGCTACATGTCTGCTAGATATCTATAGAAATATGTTTTGAAAGAATAATATATACTTGATTATTGGAAGCTGTAGGTACTGGTCCATAAAGCAATGGCAACATTAAACGCAATTAATAAAGTGATCGAAATGGTTAAACGGACAAGAAATAGAAAAAGCAAAGACAGAAAATACTGTGCAGTCATAAAACTTGACATCAAAAATCCCTTTAATTCTGCCGCCATCAAGGTTCtagattatataataaaaataattaaagattaCTTTTTCAATATATCTCTATTGGTTGAAACTAACGATGGTGTAATTATATAAGGTGTTCCTCAAGGATCCTTAATGGGACCTGGGCTGTTGAATATCATGTGTAATAGAATATTCCATCTGAAACTACCGAAAGAAGCATCTGGAAGTAAAACTATATGCGAATAAAGCTGTCAGGTTCTTATCGTAACAtttccgatttttttgaaaatgttcccATCGTCCTATGGAAAGACTTTAAAGGTAGTATAATGTATTAAGAAATCAAAATATTCTCAGCAAAAAAATTGCATTGGTGCAAAGTGAATTTATGTTTCATGACTTCTTTAATAACAGTGCTAATACAACtcattctaaaaaatttttcaaaacatgaAACATCGTTTTCGAATCTTCGAATTTGCAGtggttcgattattcgaaattcTCACACAAACACATGATCTCCAATAACACGCTACCCAGCAAAAAGAAGtcgaattttcaccacaaataacatacttgaagtacttccaattttggtgaaaaacctatgaattttacattagcgtgtcattggagggatgttgtttatttttgacaactatgaactccatctaatcttattcatagatgcaataaaaatccgatatttggatgtcaaaaataaattgtattcgttcaatgacatgcttatgttaattccattggtttttcaccaatgtttgatgtacttcgaatatgttatttctagtgacttttctacatctctttcctaacttttaactgggttttcatttgtaagaaaatatttggtttataaaaacgaaaaataaagaatcgcatttttagatgtgattaagatgtcgtttgtatgacatcaattattttttgctgggtaatgtTAAAATCATGCATGTTTCACCTAAATCACTTGAACCTCTGATTAAACAACATATTTGTCATGTAACTTTTTGCTAGGTTAGCAAAGTATTGATTATATGGTGTCATATTGGACCAGTGCAAAGAATCGATGAAATGATGGGTAAGAAGACCATTTGCTTATAGTAttgaaaacttgtttaaaatttattgtaggGTGCAAAATTGAGTACATGCAAGTTGTTTAGTTACGGCAGGTTGTTACAATTCGCggattttgttttgatttacaATACTAGGtcattttgtatttcattagaTGTGTACAATGTATCAACTCATTTCTGCTTCCCACTGTAGGTATGGCCGTTAGACGTACGTATggactttaatttttataaatccttattaaactaacaaaatatccATCATTctcttttaattaaacaaattttatttatttaaacaacaaattagtCTATAAATATACTACTTTTTaccaaagttttaattttaatttttgaactgaaataaatatttatataaagattttaataaacgAAATGTTAGATccctttttctttaatttaaataagtacatgcatattatatttaaatactaacaaatagtttttaaaggacatttaatactaaaaagaaaataacaaaattacttgaaaaactttttgccggcaaaaagtaaaacaagatttttaaagaaattttgacgaatgttaaagaaattttataaattttcaaatgaatatGTAGgaaattactaaaataaaagtggcaaaacaaaaatatttaatgaaaaattaagacTTTCTAATGACCagcatataattataataattttacgattttcaaattataaatttggaaaaagttgGTGTTTACACTAGAATTTAAGAATTccatttgaaaattaagaaaaaaaaagtacacACATACTACATATAAAGTAACATTTAGACCTGGATAAACCTCAACGCACATTACGGCAATAATTCTGTgtacttttttccaaaagtGGAATCTGCGAGTGTTGAAGTTTATCGACGGATTCTAAAGACATATTGGGATCTTCACATTTCGTACAGGCGCCAAAAAAACGCATCATGCGTGAACGTAAATTATGGCGTTTGTGTAAATTTCTACGCGTATTACTACTCGAACCCATGCCGCCGTCCTCAATGGTAATACTATTTCTAGGGGTTGAATTAGCCTGGCTATCCGTGTAGCTTCTACCAGCATTACGAGTCTCTAGAACAGAATAGCGTTGAGAACGTTGTTCATAATATATAAATTCTTCACGACGACTTTGTCTTTGATTTTTAGGTGATAACTCGGCAACTTCTATGTCTATGGCTGAGTCACTGCTACTAGGCGCCCCACCGCTGCCAACTGAACTGACTTTTGAAATGTTTGCGGGTAAAGGAGTGGATTTTTTACGTGCTGTCATAGAATTGGAACGATGACGTAGGAATCCTagataaaaaaggattttttttaagatcaaTAGTTTAAACTGGAACAAACTTAGAAGTATCACTCACCCATGGTTGTATTTATATTACTGCTATTAAAATCACGGCTTTCTTGCTCCAATAGATTACTGAAATTCAATGAAAGTGGTTGTATAGTGGCCACAGTTTTTGAGACTTTATGGGCGGCTGGTGCTAACATACCCACGGCAGCATGATTAAATGAATTGTTATTGGAATCTGGTGTTAAAGGTGTGGCAAATATATCATTGCCTTGTTTTGCAAGCGGAGGCACGGGTGAAGGCGTTAACATTCTATCTGTTTGTGTAGACTTGTCTCTACTCTCTGGGGGATATAGCAAACATTGTAGAGAGGTACGACCCAGAGAAGCGGCAGCATTTATACTACCAAATGAACCAGAAAATCGTTGTGCTTGAGTCTGCTGTTTCAGTTTATCTTTACACATAGAATATTCAATACGCATTGTGTCCAAATTCTGTTTCAAGCGacaattttcagcatttttctCCTCCAACTTTGTTTGCAAATAATCTTTGCGCTCCTTGTCACTCAGCAATTGTTCATAGGTTTGCTTGTCCAATAAGATGCCAGCATCGGAACCCAAATCACGATTGGATAGTGATGATGTTGTAGCCGTAAGATTATCATAGATTTCAGTATCACTCTGATCACATATACGATCTAAATCGTTAGTACTGCGACGCAGCTCATTATGTATTTTAGAGTCATTGTTAAGGTCGGTTCTTGCTTTTTCAGTTCCATGCAGTGTGTCGGGCATAGAACGATGTCTTTGAAATTTACCAGAATTTCGACGTTTCTCATCTTGGGCCTTTATATTGGCAATGTATTGACCAACTTTACTTTCGACATGTTTGAAACGTTTCTTGGTGTATTCAGAGTGTATGTCCTGATAGGAAATTGATTTGTTGGGATTGTGGCGTATGAattcagattttttattttgagatTCTGGGAGTAAAAAGAAGATAGtagagtaataaaataaattgataacTTTCTATAGAAGTACTATAATTTGAATTATTCTACTGTTATTGAAATGTATACCTTGCAAATCATTTGGTTCACTGGCATTTGTTTTGCCACTAGTCTCGGATGGTGGACAAAAATCATTAGATGACTGTGTCGATTCATCTTGCTGGTGTATGGAGGAAGATGTTGAAATATTCGTGTTGTTTGAAATATGCTGATCAACATGGTCATGTTCTTCTTCTGGTTCCTTATTTGCCAAACCGCTGGGACGTCGTGGTTTATGGTGaggaaatacaaaatttttacctGAATTACGTGAAAATTCTAAATCATCATCATAGGGAAAACTTTCGTCTTGTAAGctcattatatatgtattttttagatttaagtgaaatcgattttttctttcttcacaAAGACcgaaatttacatatttttgcacATTTACTGAATAATGATATATAAATCAAAGTTTAAAGAAGAAATATCGATTACCGTTAGAATTCgaatactttaaaattgtttttgtatatttattcaGCAACTGTTTAAGTGATTTATCAAGAAAATTGCCAtactttttatagtttaaattaaaaatgtataggtAATAATTATGAGTTAGTATAATCAATGACTATGGATATATCCATAGTCTTTTGGTAATATATACGaagatatttatttgaaaagaaattttaaatttaatataattcgcACTTCCTGATTATTTATTGATCCTACTAATGTTAAAATGTgacttttacaattttatgtatctatctacaaactatctatctatctatctatctatctatctatctatctatctatctatctatctatctatctatctatctatctatctatctatctatctatctatctatctatctatctatctatctatctatctatctatctatctatctatctatctatctatctatctatctatctatctatctatctatctatctatctatctatctatctatctatctatctatctatctatctatctatcgttctatctatctatcgttctatctatctatctatctatctatctatctatctatctttctttttttaccCTTTCTAAACAACCGTTACTTTTTACAACTGTTATTGATTTCTACACAAATTTGGCAgcactattttttaataaaggaaAATTACCTATTGGAATTAAACTAATAAGAATTCAAATGCGAACTTTTAtcattgaaataaaaagtattaaaacttCCAAAAccaaatatacaacaaaaaaatcgataaaatcTTTGTGTGGTTCAATATTTATTCTTCAATATAACCTGCATTTAGTCGTCCTACTctgataaatataaataaatacacatttgTTTATAgcgtttgtttatatttttcataagcattgtttttatttttgccaaacagctgttttattaAACCTTCATTTTAACCTTTTTCCTTTTATCGCCAGTGCTGCCAAGTTCAATGTATGTCATTTGTGgggtaaataacaacaacactaaaaACAACTGACTTTTATCAGTTTTTATGTTAATCTGACTATATTTGGCTCTTTTCTACTACTGCATTTGGCAAAGAGCAAAAGCTAACACaaagttttgttgtttcttctttacagcaacaacaactagaaaaaaaatcagATTTTTTCTCTTCTTATTTACTGTTTTCAGTTTCTTCTTCGCTTACAcaaatttttcttgttaaattttttgtggTCTGattacaaaacttaaaataaaatactcttACTGTTCAAAAAAAGGCaaaagttggaaaaaatattaaataaaaattcaatattttaaataatttcaattatttagtgTCAGTGTTAAAATTGTGTGGAGAAGTGTACAATTAGAGAATAAAGTTTTCTACTTTACAAGATTTTCAAGCATTGGTGTAAAAAAA
Proteins encoded:
- the LOC111677115 gene encoding protein swallow, with amino-acid sequence MSLQDESFPYDDDLEFSRNSGKNFVFPHHKPRRPSGLANKEPEEEHDHVDQHISNNTNISTSSSIHQQDESTQSSNDFCPPSETSGKTNASEPNDLQESQNKKSEFIRHNPNKSISYQDIHSEYTKKRFKHVESKVGQYIANIKAQDEKRRNSGKFQRHRSMPDTLHGTEKARTDLNNDSKIHNELRRSTNDLDRICDQSDTEIYDNLTATTSSLSNRDLGSDAGILLDKQTYEQLLSDKERKDYLQTKLEEKNAENCRLKQNLDTMRIEYSMCKDKLKQQTQAQRFSGSFGSINAAASLGRTSLQCLLYPPESRDKSTQTDRMLTPSPVPPLAKQGNDIFATPLTPDSNNNSFNHAAVGMLAPAAHKVSKTVATIQPLSLNFSNLLEQESRDFNSSNINTTMGFLRHRSNSMTARKKSTPLPANISKVSSVGSGGAPSSSDSAIDIEVAELSPKNQRQSRREEFIYYEQRSQRYSVLETRNAGRSYTDSQANSTPRNSITIEDGGMGSSSNTRRNLHKRHNLRSRMMRFFGACTKCEDPNMSLESVDKLQHSQIPLLEKSTQNYCRNVR